A genomic stretch from Mycobacterium malmoense includes:
- a CDS encoding GntR family transcriptional regulator: MSVPDFAARPQLSDDVARFIRKRIFDGTYTAGSYVRLDQLAAELGVSVTPVREALFALRAEGLIAQQPRRGFVVLPVTGRDVTDVANVQAHVGGELAARAAVNITDEQLRELKQIQAQLEEAYAGDDHERTVRLNHEFHRAINVAADSPKLAQLMLQITRYAPESVFPTIEGWPEQSMKDHRRILSALNKRDDKLARAAMSEHLAAGAVPLIEHLVSRGVVIDST, from the coding sequence ATGAGCGTTCCGGATTTCGCTGCGCGGCCGCAACTTTCCGACGACGTCGCGCGCTTTATCCGCAAGCGGATCTTCGACGGCACCTACACCGCCGGGTCCTACGTTCGCCTGGACCAGTTGGCCGCGGAGTTGGGCGTCAGCGTCACGCCGGTGCGTGAGGCACTGTTCGCCCTGCGCGCCGAGGGCCTGATCGCCCAACAGCCCCGCCGCGGCTTCGTGGTGTTGCCGGTGACCGGGCGGGACGTCACCGACGTCGCGAACGTGCAGGCGCACGTCGGCGGCGAGCTCGCCGCGCGGGCCGCGGTCAACATCACCGACGAGCAGCTGCGCGAACTCAAGCAGATTCAGGCGCAATTGGAAGAGGCCTATGCCGGTGACGATCACGAGCGCACCGTTCGGCTGAATCACGAGTTCCACCGGGCCATCAACGTCGCCGCGGACTCGCCGAAGCTGGCCCAGCTGATGCTGCAGATCACCCGCTACGCACCGGAATCGGTGTTCCCGACCATCGAGGGCTGGCCGGAACAGTCGATGAAGGACCATCGGCGGATATTGTCCGCGCTGAACAAGCGCGACGACAAGCTGGCGCGCGCCGCGATGTCGGAACACCTTGCCGCCGGGGCGGTTCCGCTGATCGAGCACCTCGTCTCGCGGGGGGTAGTTATTGATTCGACCTGA
- a CDS encoding acyl-CoA dehydrogenase family protein produces the protein MTKLAQTLGLTEFQTEILATVRQFVDKEVIPHAAELERGDTYPQRIVDQMRDMGLFGLMIPQEYGGLGESLLTYALCVEELARGWMSVSGVLNTHFIVAYMLRQHGTDAQKRRFLPRMATGESRGAFSMSEPELGSDVAAIRTRAGRNPDGTYTIDGQKMWLTNGASSTLIAVLVRTDEGADKPHRNLTAFLVEKPTGFGEVVPGLTIPGKIDKLGYKGIDTTELLFDGYRASADDILGGTPGRGFVQMMDGIEVGRVNVSARACGVGIRAFELAVRYAQQRHTFGKPIAEHQAIAFQLAEMATKVEAAHLMMVNAARLKDSGERNDVAAGMAKYLASELCSEVTQQSFRIHGGYGYSKEYEIERLMRDAPFLLIGEGTSEIQKSIISKRLLAEYRV, from the coding sequence ATGACCAAGCTCGCCCAGACCCTCGGGCTGACCGAATTCCAGACCGAGATCCTCGCCACGGTACGGCAATTCGTCGACAAGGAAGTCATTCCCCACGCGGCCGAACTCGAACGCGGCGACACCTACCCGCAGCGCATCGTCGACCAGATGCGCGACATGGGACTGTTCGGGTTGATGATCCCGCAGGAATACGGCGGGCTGGGGGAGTCGCTGCTGACCTACGCGCTGTGCGTCGAGGAGCTGGCGCGCGGCTGGATGAGCGTGTCCGGCGTGCTCAACACCCACTTCATCGTGGCGTACATGCTGCGCCAGCACGGCACCGACGCGCAGAAGCGGCGCTTCCTGCCGCGCATGGCGACCGGCGAGTCCCGCGGCGCGTTCTCCATGTCGGAGCCGGAGCTGGGCTCCGACGTCGCCGCGATCCGAACCCGGGCGGGGCGCAATCCGGACGGCACCTACACCATCGACGGCCAGAAGATGTGGCTGACCAACGGCGCCAGTTCCACGCTGATCGCCGTGCTGGTGCGCACCGACGAGGGCGCCGACAAACCGCACCGCAACCTGACCGCGTTTCTGGTCGAAAAGCCAACGGGGTTCGGCGAAGTCGTGCCCGGCCTGACGATTCCCGGGAAGATCGACAAGCTGGGCTACAAGGGCATCGACACCACCGAGCTCCTCTTCGACGGCTACCGGGCGAGCGCCGACGACATCCTCGGTGGAACCCCGGGCCGGGGTTTCGTCCAGATGATGGACGGCATCGAGGTAGGCCGCGTCAACGTGTCGGCACGGGCGTGCGGTGTCGGCATTCGCGCCTTCGAGCTCGCCGTGCGCTACGCCCAGCAACGGCACACCTTCGGCAAGCCGATCGCCGAGCATCAGGCCATCGCGTTCCAGCTCGCGGAGATGGCCACCAAAGTCGAAGCGGCCCACCTGATGATGGTCAACGCCGCGCGGCTGAAGGATTCCGGTGAGCGCAACGATGTCGCCGCCGGCATGGCCAAATACCTTGCCAGCGAACTCTGCTCCGAGGTGACGCAGCAGAGCTTCCGCATTCACGGCGGCTACGGGTACTCCAAGGAATACGAGATCGAACGGCTGATGCGCGACGCACCGTTCCTGCTGATCGGTGAGGGAACCAGCGAGATCCAGAAGTCCATCATCAGCAAGCGGCTGCTCGCCGAGTATCGGGTGTGA
- a CDS encoding CoA transferase: protein MNPLSGLAVVEVSSFVAAPLCGMTLSQLGAQVIRIDPIGGASDVQRWPLADGGTSIYWTGLNKGKRSATIDLRSPEGQDLVRRLIVEGDGIVVTNAAGLSWLSHDRLAAGRPDVIHVQLLGRGDGSTGVDYTVNAGVGFPLVTGPADHAGPINHVLPAWDVCCGLYAALAVVAAVRRRDRSGVGARIGLALEDVALATAGNLGLLTEPQVNGTQRERLGNAIYGQYGRDFTSGDGARFMVVTLTGRHFRDLVEVTGTGAAVSALAGALGVDFDAEGDRYRYRDVLSGLFATWFADRTADEITAALSGTTVLFERYRTFAEVAAGPKVTANPLFSRLRQPGVGDYFAAGMPAAFDGAHPEPAPAPALGQDTADVLTECLGLTAADIARLTAANTIGKDSA from the coding sequence ATGAACCCGTTGAGCGGCCTCGCCGTCGTCGAGGTGTCCAGTTTTGTCGCTGCACCGCTGTGCGGCATGACGCTGAGCCAGCTCGGCGCGCAGGTGATCCGCATCGACCCGATCGGCGGCGCCTCCGACGTCCAGCGCTGGCCGCTGGCCGACGGCGGCACGTCGATCTACTGGACCGGGCTGAACAAGGGAAAGCGTTCGGCCACTATCGATCTGCGCTCGCCCGAGGGCCAGGATCTGGTGCGGCGGCTGATCGTCGAGGGCGACGGCATCGTCGTCACCAACGCCGCCGGCCTGTCCTGGCTCAGCCATGATCGCCTGGCCGCCGGCCGGCCCGACGTCATCCACGTTCAGCTGCTCGGGCGCGGCGACGGCTCCACCGGGGTCGACTACACCGTGAACGCCGGCGTCGGGTTCCCGCTCGTCACCGGCCCGGCCGATCATGCCGGCCCGATCAACCACGTGCTGCCCGCCTGGGACGTGTGCTGCGGCCTGTACGCGGCGCTGGCCGTCGTCGCCGCCGTCCGCCGCCGCGACCGGTCCGGGGTGGGCGCGCGGATCGGCCTCGCGCTGGAGGACGTCGCGCTGGCGACGGCGGGAAACCTTGGGCTGCTGACCGAGCCGCAGGTCAACGGGACGCAACGCGAGCGGCTGGGCAACGCCATCTACGGCCAGTACGGCCGGGACTTTACCAGCGGCGACGGCGCCAGGTTCATGGTTGTGACGTTGACCGGCAGGCACTTTCGCGACCTGGTCGAGGTGACCGGAACCGGCGCGGCGGTGTCCGCGCTCGCGGGGGCGCTCGGCGTGGACTTCGACGCCGAAGGCGACCGCTACCGGTACCGCGACGTCCTGTCCGGGTTGTTCGCCACCTGGTTCGCCGACCGCACGGCCGACGAGATCACCGCCGCGCTGTCGGGCACCACCGTGCTGTTCGAGCGGTACCGCACCTTCGCCGAGGTCGCGGCAGGACCGAAAGTGACCGCGAATCCGCTGTTTTCCCGGCTGCGCCAGCCCGGCGTCGGGGACTACTTTGCCGCCGGCATGCCGGCCGCGTTCGACGGCGCCCACCCCGAACCCGCACCCGCCCCCGCGCTGGGACAGGACACCGCCGACGTGCTCACCGAGTGCCTGGGTCTGACGGCCGCCGACATCGCGCGCCTGACGGCCGCCAACACGATAGGGAAAGACAGCGCATGA